A genomic region of Synechococcus sp. NOUM97013 contains the following coding sequences:
- a CDS encoding phosphoketolase, whose amino-acid sequence MTTAPHRTTTALMPVTTPSDEELHLLDAYWRTANYLAVGMIYLQDNPLLREPLQPEHIKNRLLGHWGSSPGQAFIWTHANRLINKYDLDMIYMSGPGHGAPGARGPVYIDGSYSERYPDKSLDADGLKKFFKMFSFPGHIGSHCTAEMPGSIHEGGELGYVLSHACGSILDNPELITVACVGDGEAETGPLATSWHINKFINPIRDGAVLPILHLNGYKIANPTILSRIDHEELENLFKGYGWTPIFVEGSDPHTMHREMAVAFEQAVLDIKAVQEQARSSGEAFRPRWPMIVLRSPKGWTGPDEIDGKKLENFWRSHQVPVADVKTNESHLRLLEDWMKSYRPWELFDENGAVQEHIRALAPKGKRRMGSNPHTNGGTLRRDLLFPAIENYAVDVQSPGIIEVENTYPLGEVIRDLIRENPGGYRLFGPDETHSNRLQAVYETTKKVWMANFLPEDLNGSELSRDGSVIEMLSEHTLVGMMEGYLLTGRNAFFHTYEAFAHVISSMYNQHCKWLEHCEEIPWRAPIGPWNCLISSTVWRQDHNGFTHQDPGFMDLAGNKKGSITRVYLPADANSLLAVAEQALIETNVSNIIVSDKQKHLQYLTLEQARRHVAKGIGIWDWACNDDCGTDLDEPDVVLASAGDIPTKECLAAIEILREQIPQLKVRYVNVVKLFSLAPAGEHPHGLKEKDFTSLFTPNKPVIFNFHGYPWLIHRLTYSRTNHANFHVRGYKENGNINTPLELAISNQIDRFNLVIDVINRVESLGSRAAHIKERMKDEIHKHREYAHTHGTDSPDINNWRWTHGHGMPRS is encoded by the coding sequence ATGACCACTGCCCCCCACCGCACCACAACGGCGCTGATGCCGGTGACCACACCGAGCGACGAGGAGTTGCATCTGCTGGACGCCTACTGGCGCACGGCCAACTACCTGGCCGTGGGGATGATTTACCTGCAGGACAACCCGCTGTTGAGAGAGCCGCTCCAGCCTGAGCACATCAAAAACAGGCTGCTAGGGCACTGGGGCTCAAGCCCTGGCCAGGCCTTCATCTGGACCCATGCCAACCGGCTGATCAACAAATACGACCTGGACATGATCTACATGTCCGGCCCTGGTCACGGTGCTCCGGGAGCCCGCGGTCCGGTGTACATCGACGGCAGCTACAGCGAGCGCTATCCCGACAAATCCCTGGATGCCGATGGACTCAAGAAGTTCTTCAAGATGTTCTCCTTCCCCGGTCACATCGGCAGCCACTGCACCGCCGAAATGCCTGGCTCGATCCATGAGGGCGGCGAACTCGGGTACGTGCTCTCCCATGCCTGTGGCTCCATCCTCGACAATCCCGAGCTGATCACCGTTGCCTGCGTGGGCGATGGCGAAGCGGAAACCGGTCCTCTGGCCACCAGCTGGCACATCAACAAGTTCATCAACCCGATCCGCGACGGAGCCGTTCTGCCGATCTTGCACCTGAACGGCTACAAGATCGCCAACCCCACGATCCTCAGCCGGATCGATCACGAGGAGCTGGAGAACCTGTTCAAGGGATACGGCTGGACGCCGATCTTTGTGGAGGGATCCGATCCGCACACGATGCACCGAGAGATGGCGGTGGCTTTCGAGCAAGCCGTGCTCGACATCAAAGCCGTGCAGGAGCAGGCCCGCAGCAGCGGGGAAGCCTTCCGCCCTCGCTGGCCGATGATCGTGCTGCGCTCCCCCAAAGGCTGGACCGGACCCGACGAGATCGACGGCAAAAAACTGGAGAACTTCTGGCGTTCGCACCAGGTTCCTGTCGCAGATGTGAAGACCAACGAGAGCCACCTGCGGCTGCTCGAAGACTGGATGAAGAGCTACCGCCCCTGGGAGCTGTTCGACGAGAACGGCGCTGTGCAGGAGCACATCCGAGCCCTCGCACCCAAGGGGAAGCGGCGCATGGGCAGCAACCCCCACACCAACGGCGGCACGCTGCGGCGAGACCTGCTCTTCCCCGCCATTGAGAACTACGCCGTTGACGTGCAGAGCCCCGGGATTATCGAAGTGGAGAACACCTATCCCCTTGGGGAGGTGATCCGCGATCTGATCCGAGAGAACCCTGGCGGCTACCGGCTCTTCGGGCCCGATGAAACCCACTCCAACCGGCTGCAGGCGGTCTACGAGACCACCAAAAAAGTGTGGATGGCCAATTTTCTTCCCGAAGATCTCAACGGCAGCGAGCTCTCCCGCGATGGCTCAGTGATCGAGATGCTCTCGGAGCACACCCTCGTCGGAATGATGGAGGGCTATCTGCTCACCGGACGCAACGCCTTCTTCCACACCTACGAAGCCTTCGCCCACGTGATCAGCTCGATGTACAACCAGCACTGCAAATGGCTGGAGCACTGCGAGGAGATTCCCTGGCGCGCACCCATCGGTCCCTGGAACTGCCTGATCTCCTCCACCGTCTGGCGGCAGGACCACAACGGCTTCACCCACCAGGATCCCGGCTTCATGGACTTGGCGGGTAACAAGAAAGGATCGATCACCCGGGTGTATCTGCCGGCCGATGCCAACAGCCTGCTCGCCGTTGCCGAACAGGCCTTAATAGAGACCAACGTCTCCAACATCATCGTTTCCGACAAGCAGAAGCACTTGCAATACCTGACTCTGGAGCAGGCCCGTCGCCATGTGGCGAAAGGCATCGGCATCTGGGACTGGGCCTGCAATGACGACTGCGGCACCGACCTGGATGAACCGGATGTGGTGCTGGCCTCCGCCGGTGACATTCCCACCAAGGAATGCCTGGCGGCGATCGAAATCCTCAGGGAGCAAATCCCCCAGCTGAAAGTGCGCTACGTGAACGTGGTGAAGCTGTTCTCGCTAGCGCCTGCAGGCGAGCACCCCCATGGTCTGAAGGAGAAGGACTTCACCAGCCTGTTCACACCCAACAAGCCGGTGATCTTCAATTTCCACGGTTACCCGTGGCTGATTCACCGACTCACCTACAGCCGAACCAACCATGCCAACTTCCACGTTCGCGGTTACAAGGAAAACGGCAACATCAACACGCCGCTGGAACTGGCCATCAGCAACCAGATCGACCGGTTCAACCTGGTGATTGATGTGATCAACCGGGTGGAGAGCCTCGGCTCCCGCGCCGCTCACATCAAGGAGCGGATGAAGGACGAAATCCACAAGCACCGCGAGTACGCCCACACCCACGGCACGGACTCTCCGGACATCAACAACTGGCGCTGGACGCACGGCCACGGGATGCCCCGCAGCTGA
- a CDS encoding alpha/beta fold hydrolase, with product MVSEAQQSWWQFQGHAVHGLCETPETGHLQRPALLLVHGFGASTDHWRHNIPVLARTHEVHAIDLLGFGRSAKPAGLAYGGALWRDQLVTYVRECIGRPTVIAGNSLGGFAALAAGAALGDHAAGVVLLNAAGPFSDEQSATPEGWGAIARRTIGTALLKSPVLQRLLFENLRRPATIRRTLNQVYIDKTNVDDWLVESIRRPSLDPGAFGVFRTVFDIPRGQPLDELFAGLSAPLLLLWGIRDPWINAAGRRSSFQRHAPEATTEVVLEAGHCPHDEVPEQVNAALASWLESLEASPVSPNTSNLEPSL from the coding sequence GTGGTGAGCGAGGCTCAGCAGTCCTGGTGGCAGTTCCAAGGTCATGCGGTGCATGGGCTCTGCGAAACGCCTGAGACCGGCCATCTGCAGCGTCCCGCGTTGCTGTTGGTGCATGGTTTCGGGGCCTCTACTGATCACTGGCGGCACAACATTCCCGTGCTGGCACGCACCCACGAGGTGCACGCCATCGATCTGCTCGGATTCGGGCGCAGTGCTAAACCCGCAGGTCTGGCCTACGGCGGAGCGCTCTGGCGTGACCAGCTGGTGACCTATGTGCGCGAATGCATCGGACGCCCCACGGTGATCGCCGGCAACTCCCTGGGGGGCTTTGCAGCCCTGGCGGCGGGGGCGGCTCTGGGGGATCACGCTGCTGGTGTTGTGCTGCTCAATGCTGCAGGTCCCTTCAGCGACGAGCAGTCGGCAACGCCGGAGGGCTGGGGGGCGATCGCTCGCCGGACCATTGGCACTGCGCTGCTCAAAAGCCCCGTGCTGCAGCGGCTTCTGTTTGAGAACCTGCGCCGTCCTGCCACGATCCGGCGCACGCTCAATCAGGTGTATATCGATAAAACCAACGTGGACGACTGGTTGGTGGAGTCGATCCGACGTCCTTCGCTCGACCCCGGTGCCTTCGGCGTGTTCCGCACCGTGTTCGACATTCCCCGGGGGCAGCCCCTCGATGAGCTGTTCGCTGGCCTCTCCGCACCGCTGCTATTGCTTTGGGGCATCCGCGATCCATGGATCAACGCCGCGGGGCGCCGCTCCAGCTTCCAGCGTCATGCACCGGAAGCCACCACGGAAGTGGTGCTGGAGGCTGGCCACTGTCCCCATGACGAGGTGCCTGAGCAAGTGAATGCTGCCTTGGCGTCCTGGCTGGAGTCCCTGGAGGCCTCGCCCGTCAGCCCGAACACATCCAACCTGGAGCCTTCCCTGTAA
- a CDS encoding glycogen/starch/alpha-glucan phosphorylase, which yields MSTSEPLDLRLPTPGCSIDPERAGLDADAVFDGMTEHLFFTLGKLASSASRHDLYMALSYAVRDRLMTRFLASREAIRARPQKTVAYLSAEFLIGPQLANNLLNLGIQEEAEEALKRFGIESLQQILEVEEEPGLGNGGLGRLAACYMESLASLEVPATGYGIRYEFGIFDQLIRDGWQVEVTDKWLKGGWPWELPQPDQACFVGFGGRTESYIDDKGNYRSRWIPSEHAIGVPHDVPVLGYRVNTCDRLRLWRADATESFDFYAFNIGDYYGAVEEKVGSETLSKVLYPNDGTDEGRRLRLKQQHFFVSCSLQDMLRSLDERGLSVEDFPLHWTVQLNDTHPAIAVAELMRLLIDDRHLEWEKAWDITSRSVAYTNHTLLPEALEKWDLKLFSSLLPRHLELIYEINRRFLQQVRLRYPGNDAIQRKLSIIDEDGGKAVRMAHLATIGAHHVNGVAALHSDLVKQQLMPEFAELWPEKFTNVTNGVTPRRWVALSNPELATLLDEHVGPGWITNMDQLRGLEERQHDNGFLEHWGNTKLSVKRKLSSYIHRNTGVLVDPSSLFDVQVKRIHEYKRQHLNALQVITQYLRIKNGKADGLAPRTVIFGGKAAPGYYMAKLIIRFLNGIAETVNADPDMDGRLRVVFLPDYNVKLGEQVYPASDLSEQISTAGKEASGTGNMKFAMNGALTIGTLDGANVEIRERVGAENFFLFGKTVEEIAALKQGGYRPWELITAMPELAEAIRLIEMGHFSNGDGELFRPLLDNLTGNDPFFVMADFADYVRAQDAVSRAWTDRMHWNRMSLLNVARTGFFSSDRSIRDYCRDIWDVAPMPVEITCDVR from the coding sequence ATGAGCACCTCCGAGCCCCTCGACCTGCGTTTGCCCACCCCCGGGTGCTCTATCGACCCGGAACGCGCAGGCCTCGATGCCGATGCCGTGTTCGACGGCATGACGGAGCACCTGTTCTTCACATTGGGCAAATTGGCGTCTTCCGCCAGTCGTCATGACCTGTACATGGCGCTCAGTTATGCGGTGCGCGACCGGCTGATGACCCGCTTTCTGGCCAGCCGGGAAGCCATCAGGGCCCGACCGCAGAAAACCGTGGCCTACCTGTCGGCGGAATTTCTGATCGGTCCTCAGCTGGCCAACAACCTGCTGAATCTGGGGATTCAAGAGGAAGCCGAAGAAGCGCTGAAGCGTTTTGGCATTGAGTCGCTGCAGCAGATCCTGGAAGTGGAAGAAGAGCCGGGCCTGGGCAACGGCGGCCTCGGTCGCCTGGCGGCTTGTTACATGGAATCGCTGGCGAGCTTGGAGGTCCCGGCCACCGGCTACGGCATCCGCTACGAGTTCGGCATCTTCGATCAGCTGATCCGCGACGGCTGGCAGGTGGAGGTCACCGACAAGTGGCTGAAAGGCGGATGGCCCTGGGAACTGCCCCAGCCCGACCAGGCCTGCTTCGTGGGCTTCGGCGGCCGGACCGAGAGCTACATCGACGACAAGGGCAACTACCGCTCGCGCTGGATCCCCTCGGAACACGCGATCGGCGTACCCCATGACGTCCCGGTGCTCGGCTATCGCGTCAACACCTGCGACCGGCTGCGCCTGTGGCGCGCCGATGCCACCGAGAGCTTCGACTTCTACGCCTTCAACATCGGCGACTACTACGGCGCCGTGGAGGAGAAGGTGGGCAGCGAGACCCTCTCCAAGGTGCTGTACCCCAATGACGGCACCGATGAAGGCCGACGCCTGCGCCTCAAGCAGCAGCACTTCTTCGTGAGCTGCTCCTTGCAGGACATGCTGCGCAGCCTCGATGAGCGCGGCCTGTCGGTGGAGGACTTCCCCCTGCACTGGACCGTGCAGTTGAACGACACCCACCCCGCCATCGCCGTGGCGGAACTGATGCGTCTGCTGATCGACGACCGGCACCTGGAGTGGGAGAAGGCCTGGGACATCACCAGCCGCTCGGTGGCTTACACCAACCACACCCTGCTGCCGGAAGCGCTAGAGAAATGGGACCTGAAGCTGTTCAGCAGCCTGCTGCCCCGCCACCTGGAACTGATCTACGAGATCAACCGTCGCTTCCTGCAGCAGGTGCGACTGCGCTACCCCGGCAATGACGCCATCCAGCGCAAGCTTTCGATCATTGATGAAGATGGCGGCAAAGCAGTGCGCATGGCCCACCTGGCCACCATCGGCGCCCACCACGTGAACGGCGTGGCAGCGCTGCACTCCGACCTGGTGAAACAGCAGTTGATGCCGGAGTTCGCGGAACTTTGGCCCGAGAAATTCACCAACGTCACCAACGGCGTCACCCCCCGCCGCTGGGTGGCCCTGTCCAACCCCGAACTGGCCACCCTGCTGGATGAGCACGTGGGTCCGGGCTGGATCACCAACATGGACCAGCTCCGCGGCCTGGAGGAGCGTCAGCACGACAACGGCTTCCTGGAGCACTGGGGCAACACCAAGCTGTCGGTGAAGCGCAAGCTGTCCAGCTACATCCACCGCAACACCGGTGTGCTGGTGGATCCCTCCAGCCTGTTCGACGTGCAGGTGAAGCGGATTCACGAATACAAGCGCCAGCACCTAAATGCCCTGCAGGTGATTACCCAGTACCTGCGGATCAAGAACGGCAAGGCCGATGGCCTGGCACCGCGCACGGTGATTTTCGGGGGCAAGGCCGCGCCTGGCTACTACATGGCCAAACTGATCATCCGCTTCCTCAACGGCATCGCTGAAACGGTGAACGCCGATCCCGACATGGACGGGCGACTGCGGGTGGTGTTCCTGCCGGACTACAACGTGAAGCTGGGCGAGCAGGTGTATCCGGCGTCGGATCTCTCCGAGCAGATCTCCACCGCGGGCAAGGAAGCCTCCGGCACCGGCAACATGAAATTCGCCATGAACGGTGCGCTCACGATCGGCACCCTCGATGGCGCCAACGTGGAGATCCGCGAGCGGGTGGGTGCCGAGAACTTCTTCCTGTTCGGCAAGACCGTGGAAGAGATCGCGGCCCTCAAACAGGGCGGCTACCGGCCATGGGAGCTGATCACAGCGATGCCGGAGCTGGCGGAAGCGATCCGGCTCATTGAAATGGGGCATTTCAGCAACGGCGACGGCGAACTGTTCAGGCCTCTGCTCGACAACCTCACCGGCAACGATCCCTTCTTCGTGATGGCTGACTTCGCCGACTACGTGCGTGCACAGGATGCGGTGAGCCGCGCCTGGACCGATCGCATGCACTGGAACCGCATGAGCCTGCTGAACGTGGCCCGCACCGGCTTCTTCTCCTCCGACCGCTCGATCCGCGACTACTGCCGCGACATCTGGGACGTGGCGCCGATGCCCGTGGAGATCACCTGCGACGTGCGCTGA
- a CDS encoding acetate/propionate family kinase gives MGDLCLVINLGSSSLKAALVDSTGAFVWHEGRSLSKEDVLETVLDSWLMPAIAPHQQRLERIGHRVVHGGERFTAPTLITAEVERRLTELIPLAPLHNPPALKGLAWARLRTPECPQWACFDTAFHSSLPAAASTYAIPQALTAKGFRRFGFHGINHQHVAETVASQWQQQGRDPKNLRLISAHLGAGASLAAIKGGICIDTTMGFTPLEGLVMATRSGSVDPGLLLALMRQGFDADTLDNILQKESGLKGLSGLSGDMRDLRTAAASGHREAIQALDVFRHRLIQSLGAMAASLRGVDVLALTGGIGEHDRHLQEELQQALHWWGDIEIVVVPADEEGMIARLCRRQTG, from the coding sequence ATGGGCGACCTCTGCCTGGTGATCAACCTGGGCAGTTCCAGCCTCAAAGCGGCCCTGGTGGATTCCACCGGGGCTTTTGTTTGGCATGAGGGACGCAGCCTGTCCAAGGAGGACGTGCTGGAGACAGTGCTCGACAGCTGGCTGATGCCGGCGATCGCGCCCCACCAGCAGCGGCTGGAGCGCATCGGTCATCGGGTGGTCCATGGAGGCGAACGGTTCACGGCGCCGACGTTGATCACAGCCGAGGTGGAACGCCGCCTCACCGAACTGATCCCTCTGGCCCCTCTGCACAACCCACCGGCCTTGAAAGGCCTCGCCTGGGCACGCCTACGGACCCCGGAATGCCCCCAGTGGGCCTGCTTCGACACGGCCTTCCACAGCAGCCTGCCGGCAGCCGCCAGCACCTATGCCATCCCCCAAGCCTTAACGGCCAAGGGATTCCGGCGCTTCGGGTTTCACGGGATCAACCACCAGCATGTGGCCGAAACCGTGGCATCCCAGTGGCAGCAACAGGGCCGAGACCCCAAAAATCTGCGCCTGATCAGTGCGCACCTGGGGGCCGGAGCCTCCCTGGCGGCGATCAAAGGCGGAATTTGCATCGACACCACCATGGGCTTCACCCCCCTGGAGGGGCTGGTGATGGCCACCCGCTCCGGTTCCGTCGATCCCGGCCTGCTGCTGGCACTGATGCGCCAGGGGTTTGACGCGGACACCCTCGACAACATCCTGCAGAAAGAGTCCGGACTGAAAGGGCTTTCGGGACTGAGCGGCGACATGCGGGACCTCCGGACTGCAGCTGCAAGCGGTCACAGGGAGGCGATCCAGGCCCTGGACGTGTTCCGTCACCGCCTGATCCAATCACTCGGGGCCATGGCCGCCAGCCTGCGCGGGGTGGATGTGCTGGCCCTCACTGGCGGGATCGGCGAGCACGACCGGCATCTGCAGGAAGAACTCCAGCAGGCCCTGCACTGGTGGGGAGACATTGAGATCGTCGTTGTGCCGGCTGATGAGGAAGGCATGATTGCGCGCTTGTGCCGTCGGCAAACCGGGTAG
- a CDS encoding FAD-binding oxidoreductase has protein sequence MHPLPTIADARAETLLLPDTDAELRTLVRQLHSDGQAWTPAGLATRLDWSAPLQNAGPSLSVQHLKGVIDHAVDDLTITVQAGLPLMELQRLLAEQQQWLPVDWPWGSCIQTPTSGGTVGGLVARGLSGSLRQRHMGVRDQLIGIGLLRGDGVAAHAGGRVVKNVAGYDLMRLLCGSWGSLALITEVTLRVQPLRHHRRALLIRGTAHQLESVRATVVGSGFTPDWIDWERTDTGDCCLQLGVASISDAAVQDQLDPIARLAAEAGLTTRPQSWAEAIPDPISIDPPTTWLLRLCLPPARCAELLTSEACQQLQGWHWRLAAGRGSGEAWQSGEAVSSAAQVQALRQRVLELGGEMTVLKQPAPTPDNEQLPAWLDAPSKAVIAAVKRQFDPQHQLARGRLPGVAAPLG, from the coding sequence GTGCATCCCCTGCCCACCATCGCTGACGCCCGCGCCGAAACGCTGTTGCTGCCGGACACTGACGCCGAGCTGAGGACGTTGGTGCGACAGCTGCACAGCGACGGCCAAGCCTGGACCCCGGCAGGACTGGCCACGCGCCTGGACTGGAGTGCCCCCCTGCAGAACGCGGGTCCGAGCCTCAGCGTGCAACACCTCAAGGGGGTGATCGACCATGCGGTGGATGACCTGACGATCACGGTGCAAGCCGGCCTGCCGCTGATGGAGCTGCAGCGCCTGCTGGCGGAACAGCAGCAGTGGCTGCCGGTGGACTGGCCCTGGGGAAGCTGCATCCAGACACCCACCAGTGGAGGCACGGTGGGCGGGCTGGTGGCCCGTGGACTGTCCGGAAGCCTGCGGCAGCGGCACATGGGTGTGCGCGATCAGCTGATCGGCATCGGCCTGCTGCGGGGCGACGGCGTCGCCGCCCATGCCGGCGGCCGGGTGGTGAAGAACGTGGCGGGCTACGACCTGATGCGCCTGCTCTGCGGCAGCTGGGGCAGCCTGGCGCTGATCACGGAGGTCACCCTGCGGGTGCAGCCGTTGCGCCATCACCGCCGTGCGCTGTTGATCCGCGGCACAGCCCATCAGCTCGAATCGGTGCGCGCCACGGTGGTGGGCAGCGGTTTCACCCCCGACTGGATCGACTGGGAACGCACTGACACAGGCGACTGCTGCTTGCAACTGGGGGTGGCCAGCATTAGCGATGCGGCGGTGCAGGATCAGCTCGATCCGATCGCTCGCCTGGCCGCCGAAGCTGGTCTGACAACCAGGCCACAGAGCTGGGCTGAGGCCATCCCCGACCCAATCAGCATCGACCCACCCACAACATGGCTGCTGCGCCTCTGCCTACCCCCGGCGCGCTGCGCCGAGCTGCTCACCAGTGAGGCCTGCCAGCAGTTACAGGGGTGGCACTGGCGGCTGGCGGCGGGCCGTGGCAGCGGTGAAGCCTGGCAGAGCGGCGAGGCGGTCAGTTCCGCTGCCCAGGTGCAGGCCCTGCGCCAACGGGTGCTCGAGCTGGGCGGTGAGATGACCGTGCTGAAACAACCAGCCCCCACGCCAGACAACGAACAGCTGCCGGCGTGGCTGGATGCCCCATCGAAAGCTGTGATCGCAGCGGTCAAACGCCAGTTCGATCCCCAGCATCAGCTGGCCCGTGGTCGCCTGCCCGGCGTCGCAGCCCCCTTGGGCTGA
- a CDS encoding galactose mutarotase, giving the protein MTFRQQSAPYAHWEFVHPTSGDRLRVVPERGGLVTEWRCNEREILYLDQERFADPSKSVRGGIPVLFPICGNLPGDRLPLASGDVTLKQHGFARDLPWSIALLDDQSGVQLTLKASAETLAAYPFHFEVVMAIRPQSDALEIVTTIHNQSEAGREPMPFSFGLHPYFNVSDLGRTRFEGLAPRCLNHLEMAEADTADQLGRLPEGVDFLTRPAGPVTLVDELAGTRLQLDHQAPMDLTVVWTEPPRAMVCLEPWTGPRQALISGDRKLELAAGQSTTLRCHYRVS; this is encoded by the coding sequence ATGACCTTCCGTCAGCAGTCAGCTCCCTATGCCCACTGGGAGTTTGTGCACCCCACCAGTGGTGATCGCCTGCGGGTGGTGCCCGAGCGTGGTGGCCTGGTAACGGAGTGGCGCTGCAACGAACGCGAGATTCTTTACCTCGACCAGGAGCGCTTCGCCGATCCCAGCAAGAGCGTTCGCGGTGGCATCCCCGTGCTGTTCCCGATCTGCGGCAACCTGCCCGGCGATCGTTTGCCGCTGGCCAGTGGCGATGTCACCCTCAAGCAGCACGGGTTTGCTCGTGACTTGCCATGGAGCATCGCCTTGCTCGACGACCAGAGCGGTGTTCAGCTCACGCTGAAGGCCAGCGCGGAGACGCTGGCGGCCTACCCCTTTCACTTTGAGGTGGTGATGGCCATTCGCCCCCAAAGCGATGCTCTTGAGATCGTCACCACCATCCACAACCAGTCCGAGGCCGGTCGTGAGCCGATGCCCTTCAGCTTCGGCTTGCATCCCTATTTCAATGTGTCGGACCTGGGCCGGACCCGCTTTGAGGGGCTGGCCCCCCGTTGCCTGAACCATCTGGAGATGGCTGAAGCAGACACCGCTGATCAGCTGGGCCGCTTGCCGGAGGGCGTGGACTTCCTCACCCGCCCCGCCGGTCCGGTGACCCTGGTGGATGAACTTGCCGGCACCCGCCTGCAGCTGGACCATCAAGCGCCCATGGATCTCACCGTGGTGTGGACCGAGCCGCCGCGCGCCATGGTCTGTCTGGAGCCCTGGACCGGGCCGCGCCAGGCCTTGATCAGTGGTGATCGCAAATTGGAGCTGGCCGCCGGCCAGAGCACCACGCTGCGTTGCCACTATCGGGTGAGCTGA
- a CDS encoding cation:proton antiporter — protein MLAAAMPPLLTPLLAEISAHDFEMAETLIGVARFVLIFVAARALAEVLVRLQLPTILGELLAGVIIGASGLHLLVPPDTHAQLSEGFVTLVSGLVSIPPDSVAEIYNESFPSLEAVAQLGLYALLFLVGLETELEELVAVGAQAFTVAVAGVVLPFALGTWGLMALFHVDAIPAIFAGASMTATSIGITASVFSELGYLKTREGQIVIGAAVLDDILGIVILAVVVSLASGGSLDIAPIVKLVAAAAVFVVAAIGLSRTAAPAFDWLIDKFKAPGEVLVASFVLLALSCFTATAIGLEAALGAFAAGLILSSSKHNHAIQQAVLPIVTLFATIFFVLVGAGMDLSVINPSDPSSGSALIVAGFLLVVAIIGKIAAGWAFVSKEKTRRLVVGLGMMPRGEVGLIFLGLGTSAQLLSPSLEAAILLMVIGTTFLAPVLLRLVIGGDKPDDGDKVDDEVAANPVGLL, from the coding sequence ATGCTCGCTGCCGCGATGCCGCCGCTACTCACGCCGTTGCTGGCTGAGATTTCGGCCCACGATTTCGAGATGGCGGAAACCCTGATCGGGGTGGCTCGTTTCGTGTTGATCTTCGTGGCGGCCCGGGCGCTGGCTGAGGTGTTGGTGCGGCTCCAGCTGCCCACGATTCTTGGGGAACTGTTGGCGGGCGTGATTATCGGTGCCTCAGGCCTGCACCTGCTGGTGCCCCCGGACACCCATGCGCAGCTCAGCGAGGGCTTCGTGACCTTGGTGAGTGGACTGGTGAGCATCCCTCCCGACTCCGTTGCCGAGATCTACAACGAGAGTTTTCCCTCGCTGGAAGCCGTCGCTCAACTCGGCCTCTACGCCTTGTTGTTCCTCGTCGGTCTGGAGACGGAGTTGGAGGAACTCGTCGCCGTGGGCGCTCAGGCCTTCACCGTCGCTGTCGCGGGTGTGGTGCTGCCCTTCGCGCTGGGCACCTGGGGCTTGATGGCTCTCTTCCACGTGGATGCGATCCCGGCGATCTTCGCGGGTGCGTCGATGACCGCGACAAGCATCGGTATCACCGCCAGTGTGTTCAGTGAGCTGGGCTACCTCAAAACCCGCGAAGGCCAGATTGTGATCGGCGCAGCCGTGCTCGACGACATTCTTGGCATCGTGATCCTGGCGGTGGTGGTGTCCCTCGCGTCCGGCGGTTCCCTGGACATCGCTCCGATTGTGAAGCTGGTGGCTGCTGCGGCCGTGTTCGTGGTGGCGGCCATCGGCTTGAGCCGCACCGCAGCACCGGCTTTCGACTGGCTGATCGACAAGTTCAAGGCCCCCGGGGAAGTGCTGGTGGCCTCTTTCGTGCTCCTGGCGCTGAGCTGCTTCACCGCCACCGCCATTGGTCTGGAGGCGGCTCTGGGTGCCTTCGCTGCTGGTCTGATCCTCAGCAGTTCCAAGCACAACCACGCCATTCAGCAGGCGGTGCTGCCGATCGTGACCCTGTTCGCCACGATTTTCTTCGTGCTGGTGGGTGCCGGCATGGATCTGTCGGTGATCAATCCCTCCGATCCTTCGAGTGGCTCGGCGTTGATCGTGGCTGGCTTCCTGTTGGTGGTGGCGATCATCGGCAAGATCGCTGCTGGCTGGGCCTTTGTCAGCAAGGAAAAAACCCGTCGCCTGGTGGTGGGGCTGGGAATGATGCCCCGCGGTGAAGTGGGCCTGATCTTCCTGGGTCTGGGCACCAGCGCCCAACTGTTGTCGCCGTCACTCGAGGCGGCGATTCTGCTGATGGTGATCGGCACCACCTTCTTGGCGCCGGTGCTGCTGCGTCTGGTGATCGGTGGCGATAAGCCCGACGACGGCGACAAGGTGGATGACGAGGTGGCCGCCAACCCGGTGGGTCTGCTCTGA